The following coding sequences are from one Leptospira limi window:
- a CDS encoding ribbon-helix-helix protein, CopG family, whose amino-acid sequence MISLRLPPELERKLDSFAKSEGKSRTEIVKDSILEYIKNRGSSKTPFELGLDLFGKHYSENSDLAQNRKAYLQKAIGKKNEKRSSH is encoded by the coding sequence ATGATCAGTTTACGCTTACCTCCAGAACTAGAAAGAAAACTAGATTCTTTTGCAAAATCAGAAGGAAAAAGTCGTACTGAAATAGTTAAAGATTCTATTCTAGAATATATCAAAAATCGAGGAAGTAGCAAAACTCCATTTGAATTAGGTTTAGATTTATTTGGAAAACATTATTCTGAGAATTCCGACTTAGCTCAAAATAGAAAAGCTTACCTACAGAAAGCTATTGGAAAGAAGAATGAAAA